GGCATCAGGTGAACCATGAAAGATCCGTACTTTTGCCTGCTGTCCCTCAGAAGGCTGCTGGTTTTGTGTCCGCATTATTTGAAAAGCCTGATTCAGGCAATGTAAATGTTTATAGTAATAAGCAATATGCTGTGCAGGATCAATATATTTAAAATACTGCGAAAGAAGATCATACTTAGCTGCTCTTTGGAAGTACCATTGCCGATTTCTCTCTGAAGCCATGCTTCTCCCTCCTAAATCTGCTCCAATAACATATGCTTCTGACTGGATGAATGCCACATGGGGAAAATGAAGTAGAGAAAAAAATAGGCTTTACTTCTGGTGCAATATTCCATATAATATAAACAAATAAACGAAAGCGGGTGATGTGCTATGAAAAGAGAAATTTATGCAAATACGTTCATTGTAAAAAATTCAGGCACAGCCCAAATGGAGATCGTTTAATCGAGCGGAACAGTTAGTTTTCCACTGCTTATTGAACCTTGCATTATTAAACCATGGGCTGATTGCCTATGGTTTTTTGTATGTAAATTAAATTTCTATAAGCATGGAGGAACAAACATTGACAATCAATAAATTTGGATTTAATAACTTTTTTAAAGAGGCTTTTTCAGTGTATGAAGATAAAGATTATCAAATTGGCCGTGTTGCACTAGAGCATAAAAGAATGTATCGCGTTTGGACAGATAACTCTGAAATGCTTTGCGAAGTATCAGGGAAGTTTTCTTTCAGTGCATCTTCAAGGGAAGATTATCCTGCTGTCGGTGACTGGGTTGTCATCAAAGAAAGGGCAGGAGAACAGCGAGGGACGATTCATGCTGTCCTTCCAAGAAAAAGCAAATTTTCACGGAAAACTGCAGGGATGAATACTGAAGAGCAAATTGTAGCAGCCAATGTAGACACTATTTTCCTTGTTAATTCTCTTAACGAGGATCTTAATTTAAGGAGATTGGAACGTTATTTGCTTTTATCATGGGAAAGCGGGGCAAATCCTGTTATAGTTCTTACCAAGGCTGATCTTTGTGAAAATCTGGAGGATCAGCTTGCTGATGTGGATAGTGTCGCCATGGGTGTTCCTGTTATCTCAATCAGCGTCATTGAAGAGAAGGGAATAGACCAGCTTAAGCCTTTTTTAGAGCCAGGAAAAACAATCGCCTTACTCGGCTCTTCAGGCGTAGGGAAATCCACTCTTACAAATTACCTTCTTGGCGAGGATAAGCAAAAAGTCCAGGATATTAGGATTAGTGATGATAAAGGAAAGCATACAACTACCCATCGGGAGCTCATCCTGCTGCCTGACGGTGCCATATTAATTGATACTCCAGGAATGAGAGAGCTTCAGCTGTGGGAAAGTGAAAATGGGCTTTCTGAAAGCTTCACAGATATTGAGCAAGCCGCTGAAAACTGCAGGTTCAGGGACTGTACACATGAAAATGAGCCAGGCTGTGCTGTGCATAGGTTGATAGAGGATGGAGACATATCAGGGGAACGTCTTAACAGCTATAAAAAGCTTCTCAAGGAACTCGCTTATC
This window of the Cytobacillus pseudoceanisediminis genome carries:
- the rsgA gene encoding ribosome small subunit-dependent GTPase A is translated as MTINKFGFNNFFKEAFSVYEDKDYQIGRVALEHKRMYRVWTDNSEMLCEVSGKFSFSASSREDYPAVGDWVVIKERAGEQRGTIHAVLPRKSKFSRKTAGMNTEEQIVAANVDTIFLVNSLNEDLNLRRLERYLLLSWESGANPVIVLTKADLCENLEDQLADVDSVAMGVPVISISVIEEKGIDQLKPFLEPGKTIALLGSSGVGKSTLTNYLLGEDKQKVQDIRISDDKGKHTTTHRELILLPDGAILIDTPGMRELQLWESENGLSESFTDIEQAAENCRFRDCTHENEPGCAVHRLIEDGDISGERLNSYKKLLKELAYLDRKQDKRAQSEERKRWKK